The proteins below come from a single Piscinibacter gummiphilus genomic window:
- a CDS encoding GMC family oxidoreductase has product MPIPQVIPIPTKKPTDPWVVGKRAGWKIIDASTLTADRSVTFDVAIIGTGAGGGLTAEMLAASGLKVVLIEEGPLKSSSDFNMKESEAYPAMYQENLARRTIDGGVGILQGRTVGGGTTVNWATSFRTAPQVLEHWQRVYGLTEYTKAKMDPWFAAVEKRLGIKPWTGAINANNGILSTGLSRLGLSWGIISPNVKGCAALGYCGLGCPINAKQSMLVTSLPVAMARGATLYTRLRAQNYTFNTAKTAITGIVCDALDPSGLRPSGRKVTIKARHYVQATSAINGPALLMRSGAPDPHGTLGKRTFLHPSASVGGFYNNDIAAHSGLPQSVYSDHYLDNVPLTGTPGYKLEVAPLHPVLVAGGPTYFGEQHASLMKNFNKYGVTISFVRDGFMSESVGGSVVLRADGSPGLDYPLSATVLESIRQSIKSQGAVHFAAGAQRVFIGHIDAATQGYTDNASFQAAADALPMVSGRVRLNSAHQMGGCGMSADPTKGVVNGNGRHHQITNLSVHDASVFPTSLGLNPQETIWGITARNTAKLALDIYGIRNCTVTAPAD; this is encoded by the coding sequence ATGCCCATTCCTCAAGTCATTCCCATCCCGACCAAGAAACCCACCGACCCGTGGGTCGTCGGCAAGCGCGCCGGCTGGAAGATCATCGACGCCTCCACCCTGACCGCTGACCGATCGGTGACCTTCGACGTCGCCATCATCGGCACCGGTGCCGGCGGTGGCCTCACCGCCGAAATGCTCGCCGCCAGCGGCCTCAAGGTCGTGCTGATCGAAGAGGGCCCGCTGAAGTCGTCGAGCGACTTCAACATGAAGGAGTCCGAGGCCTACCCCGCGATGTACCAGGAAAACCTGGCCCGTCGCACGATCGACGGTGGCGTCGGCATCCTGCAAGGTCGCACCGTCGGTGGCGGCACCACCGTCAACTGGGCCACCAGTTTCCGCACGGCCCCGCAGGTGCTCGAACACTGGCAGCGCGTGTATGGCCTGACCGAGTACACCAAGGCCAAGATGGACCCGTGGTTCGCGGCCGTTGAAAAGCGCCTGGGCATCAAGCCCTGGACCGGCGCGATCAACGCCAACAACGGCATCCTGTCGACCGGCCTGTCGCGGCTGGGCCTGTCGTGGGGCATCATTTCGCCCAACGTGAAGGGCTGCGCCGCACTCGGCTACTGCGGCCTGGGTTGCCCGATCAACGCCAAGCAGTCGATGCTGGTGACCTCGCTGCCCGTCGCGATGGCGCGAGGCGCCACGCTCTACACGCGCCTGCGTGCCCAGAACTACACCTTCAACACCGCCAAGACGGCCATCACCGGCATCGTCTGCGACGCACTCGACCCGTCGGGCCTGCGTCCGAGCGGCCGCAAGGTCACGATCAAGGCGCGCCACTACGTTCAGGCCACCAGCGCCATCAACGGCCCCGCGCTGCTGATGCGCTCGGGCGCGCCCGATCCGCACGGCACCCTGGGCAAGCGCACCTTCCTGCATCCGAGCGCTTCGGTGGGTGGCTTCTACAACAACGACATCGCCGCGCACTCCGGCCTGCCGCAGTCCGTCTACTCCGACCACTATCTCGACAACGTGCCCCTCACCGGCACGCCGGGCTACAAGTTGGAAGTGGCGCCGCTGCACCCGGTGCTGGTGGCCGGTGGCCCGACCTACTTCGGCGAGCAGCACGCTTCGCTGATGAAGAACTTCAACAAGTACGGCGTCACGATCTCCTTCGTGCGCGACGGCTTCATGTCGGAAAGCGTCGGCGGTTCCGTGGTCCTGCGTGCCGATGGCTCGCCGGGCCTGGACTACCCGCTCAGCGCCACCGTGCTGGAGTCGATCCGCCAGTCGATCAAGTCGCAGGGCGCCGTGCACTTCGCGGCCGGGGCACAGCGCGTCTTCATCGGCCACATCGACGCCGCGACCCAGGGCTACACCGACAACGCCTCGTTCCAGGCCGCTGCGGATGCGCTGCCGATGGTCAGCGGCCGCGTGCGCCTGAACTCGGCACACCAGATGGGCGGCTGCGGCATGTCGGCCGACCCAACCAAGGGCGTGGTCAACGGCAACGGCCGCCACCACCAGATCACCAACCTGTCGGTGCACGACGCGTCGGTCTTCCCGACCAGCCTTGGCCTCAACCCGCAAGAAACCATCTGGGGCATCACGGCACGCAACACCGCCAAGCTGGCGCTGGACATCTACGGCATCCGCAACTGCACGGTGACGGCGCCCGCGGACTGA
- a CDS encoding LysR family transcriptional regulator, giving the protein MDKLEGMRIFVAVADAKGFAPAARQLGVSAPAVTRAVAALEARIGTQLLRRSTRQVALTEAGARFHADCKRILSEIDEAESSASGAHVVPQGLLSITAPVIFGRLHVAPVLQDFLGLHPQVSARSFYTDQIVHLLDEGMDVALRIAHLPDSGLVAVRVGEVRRVVVASPQYLAEHGVPRTPADFLQHRGIGFSQHGSVSAPWVFYPPGAGARSEGVVAHPRLRHVTNAGDASIAGALANQGLVRALSYQVAEPVLAGRLHIVMADHEPPPIPVQLVYAEGRRAAAKVRAFVDYAAERLRAEPVLNGSLQWPALP; this is encoded by the coding sequence ATGGACAAGCTCGAAGGCATGCGCATCTTCGTCGCCGTGGCCGACGCAAAAGGTTTTGCGCCGGCCGCGCGCCAGCTCGGCGTGTCGGCGCCCGCGGTGACCCGCGCGGTGGCGGCGCTCGAAGCGCGCATCGGCACGCAGCTCCTGCGCCGCAGCACGCGGCAGGTGGCGCTCACCGAGGCGGGAGCGCGCTTCCACGCCGACTGCAAACGCATCCTGTCCGAGATCGACGAGGCGGAGTCGTCCGCCAGCGGGGCCCACGTGGTGCCGCAGGGCCTGCTCTCGATCACGGCGCCGGTGATCTTCGGCCGCCTGCACGTGGCGCCGGTGCTGCAAGACTTCCTTGGGCTGCATCCGCAGGTCAGCGCGCGCAGCTTCTACACCGACCAGATCGTGCACCTGCTCGACGAGGGAATGGACGTGGCGCTGCGCATTGCCCACCTGCCCGACTCGGGCCTGGTCGCGGTGCGGGTCGGCGAGGTGCGGCGTGTGGTGGTGGCGTCGCCGCAATACCTGGCCGAGCATGGCGTGCCGCGCACGCCGGCCGACTTCTTGCAGCACCGCGGCATCGGCTTCTCGCAGCATGGCTCGGTGAGTGCGCCGTGGGTCTTCTACCCGCCGGGCGCCGGGGCTCGCAGCGAGGGTGTGGTCGCGCACCCGCGCTTGCGCCACGTGACGAACGCGGGCGATGCGTCCATCGCCGGCGCGCTCGCGAACCAGGGCCTGGTGCGCGCGCTGTCGTACCAGGTGGCCGAGCCGGTGCTGGCGGGGCGTTTGCACATCGTGATGGCCGACCACGAGCCGCCGCCGATCCCCGTGCAACTGGTTTATGCCGAAGGCCGCCGTGCGGCGGCGAAGGTGCGGGCCTTCGTCGACTACGCGGCCGAGCGGCTGCGGGCCGAGCCGGTGCTCAACGGCTCGCTGCAGTGGCCGGCGCTGCCGTGA
- a CDS encoding glutathione S-transferase: protein MTPIHLYQHPLSGHAHRVKLLLSMLDLPFEEQLIDVSKGEQRHPEFLALNPFGQVPVIQDGDITLADSNAILTYLALRYDDSGRWLPRDPVGAARVQRWLSVAAGQLVNGPGNARIAVLFGRPRDERCGEIAAQLFQRMEAHLATSPYLAAEHPTIADLALYSYTSHAPEGGVSLEPYPQLRAWLARIEALPGYVSMVRQKALA from the coding sequence ATGACACCAATCCACCTCTACCAACACCCGCTCTCGGGCCACGCCCACCGCGTGAAGCTCTTGCTCTCGATGCTCGATCTGCCGTTCGAAGAACAGCTGATCGACGTCAGCAAGGGCGAGCAGCGCCACCCCGAGTTCCTCGCGCTCAACCCCTTCGGCCAGGTGCCGGTGATCCAGGACGGCGACATCACGCTCGCCGACAGCAACGCCATCCTCACCTACCTCGCACTGCGCTACGACGACAGCGGCCGCTGGCTGCCGCGCGACCCCGTTGGCGCGGCGCGCGTGCAACGCTGGCTGTCCGTTGCGGCCGGGCAGCTCGTCAACGGGCCCGGCAACGCGCGCATCGCCGTGCTCTTCGGCCGACCGCGTGACGAGCGCTGCGGCGAGATCGCGGCCCAGCTCTTCCAGCGCATGGAGGCGCACCTCGCCACCTCACCCTACCTCGCCGCCGAGCACCCCACCATCGCCGACCTCGCCCTCTACAGCTACACCTCGCACGCCCCCGAAGGCGGCGTGTCGCTCGAACCGTATCCGCAGCTGCGGGCCTGGCTGGCGCGCATCGAGGCGCTGCCCGGGTATGTGTCGATGGTGCGGCAGAAAGCGCTGGCCTGA